The Altererythrobacter sp. H2 genomic sequence GATCAGCGCCGCAAGTACCTGCCCGGCCTTGCTTCGGGCCAGCTGATTGGCTGCTTCGGCCTGACTGAGCCCGACGCTGGATCGGACCCGGCCGGGATGAAGACCGTCGCCCGCAAGGATGGCGATGGTTACGTGCTCAATGGCACCAAGACGTGGATTTCCAACGCGCCCTTTGCCGACGTTTTCGTGGTCTGGGCCAAGAGCGAGGCACATGGCGGCGGCATTCGCGGCTTCGTGCTGGAGAAAGGCATGGCCGGTCTTTCCGCCCCTAAGATCATGGGCAAGGTTTCCCTGCGCGCCTCCACCACCGGCATGATCGTGATGGAAGACGTGAAAGTGGGCGCCGACGCACTCCTGCCCGATGTCCAGGGGCTGAAGGGGCCGTTCGGCTGCCTCAACCGCGCCCGCTACGGCATCAGCTGGGGCGCGATGGGCGCGGCCGAGTTCTGCATGGCCGCCGCGCGCCAGTATGGTCTGGACCGCAGGCAGTTCGGCCGTCCGCTCGCCGGAACGCAGCTCTACCAGAAGAAGCTGGCCGATATGCTGACCGATATCGCGCTGGGCCTGCAAGCCTCGCTGCGGGTCGGCCGCCTGATGGACGAAGGCCGCTTCGCGCCCGACATGATTTCGGTCGTCAAGCGCAACAACGTCGGCAAGGCGCTGGAAATCGCCCGCGCGGCGCGGGACATGCACGGCGGCAACGGCATTTCGGACGAATACCACGTGATCCGCCACATGGTGAACCTGGAGACGGTCAACACCTACGAAGGCACGCACGATGTCCATGCCCTGATCCTGGGGCGCGGGATTACCGGGATTCCGGCATTCTGATGCGGGCCGGCCGCAAGCTCTGTCCTACATCGCCGCAATGTGTCACGGTGATGCCATGATGCACTGTTCTTCCGCTTCGGTCTGGCTCGTTTCCGGGCAGCAGAGGCCCCTGACTTTTTTGCTTCAGGACAGTGTAACATGTGGTCCATGTCTACCGCCGAGGGGGGTGACCGCATGATACGCCTGCACGGCTACTACCGCAGTTCGACCACCTACCGCCTGCGTATCGCGCTGGAGCTCAAGGGGCTCGCCTACGACTACGTGCCGGTGAACCTGCTGACCTCGCAGCAGAAGGACGCGGGCTTCACTACCCGCAACCCGTTCGGCAGCGTGCCCTTGCTGGAAGCGGGCGGGCGTGACCGGGCGCAGTCGATGGCGCAGCTGGAATGGCTGGAGGAAGCCCACCCCGCGCCGCCACTGCTGCCTGCAGGGCTGGAGGACCGGTTCACTGCGCGCGAGCTGACCTACGCCATCGCGACCGAGCTCCATGCGCCGCTCAACCTGCCGGTGCTCAAGTACCTCAAGGACCCGCTGGGCCATTCGCAGGGCGAGATCGACGTGTGGTATCGCCACTGGCTTGCCCGCACCCTCGGGCCAGTCGAGCAGCGGCTGGCCCAGCTTGGCACCGGTGACTTCCTGTTCGATGCGCCCGGCCTGTTCGAGGTCGTGCTGCTGCCGCAGGTCTACAATGCGCAGCGGTTCGCGTTCGACTTTGGCGCCATGCCCCATATCCGCCGGATCGAGGCGGCCTGCCTCGCCATGCCCCAGTTCCAGCGCGCCCATCCCGACAACCAGCCGGACAACCCGGAAAGGACCATGCCATGAAGCTCGCCAGCCTGAGAGACGGAACCCGCGACGGCAAGCTCGTGGTGGTATCCAGGGACGTGACCCGGTGCTGCGCGGCGGACAACATCGCCCCTACGCTTCAGGCCGCGCTCGACGATTGGGACAACCTCGCCCCGCTGCTCGAAGCGCTCTACCGCGACGTCGAGCACCAGACCGTGCCGTGCGAGCGGTTCCACGAGCGCGATGCGCTCTCGCCCCTGCCCCGCGCCTACCAGTGGGCTGACGGCTCGGCCTACATCAACCATGTCGAGCTGGTGCGCCAGGCGCGCGGGGCCAAGGTGCCGGAGAGCTTCTACCACGATCCGCTGATGTACCAGGGCGGCAGCGACGGCTTCCTCGCTCCGCGTGAGGACATCCCGCTCGGCGATGTGGCCTGGGGCTGCGACATGGAAGGCGAGATCGCCTGCATTACCGGCGACGTGCCGATGGGCGTGACCAGCGCCGAGGCACTGGGCCACATCCGCCTGCTGACGCTGGTCAACGATGTGAGCCTGCGCGGGCTGATCCCGGGCGAGCTGGACAAGGGCTTCGGCTTCTTCCAGTCCAAGCCCGCCAGCGCCTTCTCGCCAGTGGCCGTAACGCCCGACGAGCTGGGCGACGCCTGGGCGGACGGCGTGATCAGGCTACCGCTGAATGTCGACCTCAACGGACAACCGTTCGGCCGCGCGAACGCGGGTGAGGACGCGACCTTCAGCCTGGCGGACCTTGTCGCTCATGCGGCCAAGACCCGCAGCCTGTGCGCCGGTTCGATCATCGGTTCGGGTACGGTTTCGAACAAGGGTGCCGATGGCGGCCCCGGGAAGCCGGTGGCGCAAGGCGGCCTCGGCTACAGCTGCATCGCCGAAATCCGCATGATCGAGACGATCCAGCAGGGTGCGCCCAAGACCCCGTTCATGCAGCCGGGGGACCGGGTGGCAGTGTGGATGGACGACGAGCACGGCCACTCGATCTTCGGCAAGATCGAGCAGACCGTGGTGCCTGTCTGAAAACTTGGGTCTAGATCACGAAGTCCATCACGCTGGGCATCTTGGAGCGATTGACCACCATCCGGTCATGCAGGGTGCGGATCTGCTGGCTGCCGGTCTTCACGAACAGGAACGGCAGCAGCCCGTGGAGGAGGCAGGCAATCCCGCCCGCAATCATCCGCAAGCCAAAGCCGCTCGCATGGGCGAGATGCTCGCCATAGGTCTCGCCGACTGATGCGGGGTGTTCGGTGAATGCCTTGCGGATCATGCGATGCGTCTCCCTGTTGAGGGGCACAATGCCACTGGTGCCGGGCAATATCATCCCAAATGCATCGCTTTCATCCGAAAAATGTGCAATACCATCCCAATGAAGGACATTACCTCGCAAATTGATGCTATCGACTGGCGTATCCTGCGCGTCCTGCAACGCGACGCCAGCCTGCCGGTCGCGGCGGTTGGCGAGCAAGTGGGCCTGTCTGCCAATCCGTGCTGGCGGCGCATCCGGCGGCTGGAGGAACTGGGTGTGATCCGCGGCCGGGTCGCTCTGGTTGCGCCTGAGGCGATCGGGCTCGGCACCTCGGTGATCGTCGCCATCCGCACCCGCCGGCACGATCCCGAGTGGCTCGAAGCCTTCTCCCGCGCGGTCGAGGCGATCGACGAGATCGTTGAATGCCACCGCATGGCGGGCGACATCGATTACCTGCTGAAACTCCGCGTGCGCGACATTGCCGACTATGACCGCATCTACCAGCGCCTGATCGCCCGCGTGCCCGACCTGTCGGACGTGACCTCCAACTTCTCGATGGAGCGGCTCAAGGAAACCACCGCCCTGCCCCTGCCGCTCTAGATTGGCAGTTGGACCCGCCCGCCAATCCATGCACAAGGCAGCCCATGACCTATCAGCGCGCGCTCATCACCGCCCATGGCGGCCCCGAAGTGATCGAATGGCGGGAGGAACCCCTACCCGCCCCAGGCCCCGGCGAAGTGCTGATCGCGCACGAGGCAGTGGGGCTCAACTTCATCGACACCTACCGCCGGCGCGGCATCTACCCGATCCCGCTGCCGAGCGGCCTGGGCATCGAAGCGGCCGGGCGGATCGTCGCGCTGGGCGAAGGGGTAACCGGCCATGCGGAGGG encodes the following:
- the maiA gene encoding maleylacetoacetate isomerase, which produces MRLHGYYRSSTTYRLRIALELKGLAYDYVPVNLLTSQQKDAGFTTRNPFGSVPLLEAGGRDRAQSMAQLEWLEEAHPAPPLLPAGLEDRFTARELTYAIATELHAPLNLPVLKYLKDPLGHSQGEIDVWYRHWLARTLGPVEQRLAQLGTGDFLFDAPGLFEVVLLPQVYNAQRFAFDFGAMPHIRRIEAACLAMPQFQRAHPDNQPDNPERTMP
- a CDS encoding Lrp/AsnC family transcriptional regulator, with the translated sequence MTSQIDAIDWRILRVLQRDASLPVAAVGEQVGLSANPCWRRIRRLEELGVIRGRVALVAPEAIGLGTSVIVAIRTRRHDPEWLEAFSRAVEAIDEIVECHRMAGDIDYLLKLRVRDIADYDRIYQRLIARVPDLSDVTSNFSMERLKETTALPLPL
- a CDS encoding fumarylacetoacetate hydrolase family protein, coding for MKLASLRDGTRDGKLVVVSRDVTRCCAADNIAPTLQAALDDWDNLAPLLEALYRDVEHQTVPCERFHERDALSPLPRAYQWADGSAYINHVELVRQARGAKVPESFYHDPLMYQGGSDGFLAPREDIPLGDVAWGCDMEGEIACITGDVPMGVTSAEALGHIRLLTLVNDVSLRGLIPGELDKGFGFFQSKPASAFSPVAVTPDELGDAWADGVIRLPLNVDLNGQPFGRANAGEDATFSLADLVAHAAKTRSLCAGSIIGSGTVSNKGADGGPGKPVAQGGLGYSCIAEIRMIETIQQGAPKTPFMQPGDRVAVWMDDEHGHSIFGKIEQTVVPV
- a CDS encoding acyl-CoA dehydrogenase, producing MVPFNWEDPFDLETQLTEDERMIRDAAHGFAQSELQPRVQQAFRDEADAPELFPLFGQAGLLGATIPVEYGGAGAGYVAYGLIAREIERVDSGYRSMASVQSSLVMYPIYAYGSEDQRRKYLPGLASGQLIGCFGLTEPDAGSDPAGMKTVARKDGDGYVLNGTKTWISNAPFADVFVVWAKSEAHGGGIRGFVLEKGMAGLSAPKIMGKVSLRASTTGMIVMEDVKVGADALLPDVQGLKGPFGCLNRARYGISWGAMGAAEFCMAAARQYGLDRRQFGRPLAGTQLYQKKLADMLTDIALGLQASLRVGRLMDEGRFAPDMISVVKRNNVGKALEIARAARDMHGGNGISDEYHVIRHMVNLETVNTYEGTHDVHALILGRGITGIPAF
- a CDS encoding DUF6356 family protein; the encoded protein is MIRKAFTEHPASVGETYGEHLAHASGFGLRMIAGGIACLLHGLLPFLFVKTGSQQIRTLHDRMVVNRSKMPSVMDFVI